One window of the Pseudofrankia sp. DC12 genome contains the following:
- a CDS encoding transglycosylase SLT domain-containing protein, which produces MRPETPGCSARRHPNRATARGAGLVAGVLLVAAAGGASAGGGWGPYRVGAGDSLWALAARHGTTVDRIRAMNGLTDDGLSIGDLLYLPGSGPPAAGPPAAGDATTPAAPAQPPGGHVVQSGESLSLLAARSRQSVADLAAQNGLQPDDGLRIGQILLLSPGSPAPDPAATTGTAPAETAPAATSAGGASVVSTGTTSGVSARVAAIQALIRAEAARQGLDPALALAVASVESSFNSGAVSRTGAVGVMQLMPRTARWLAAQLGQPIDRTDPAQNITGGVAFLRYLLAATSSNLPIAIAAYYQGLDSVRRSGFFPDTAVYVAKVTARQAKFA; this is translated from the coding sequence GTGCGGCCCGAGACGCCCGGCTGCTCGGCCCGCCGCCACCCGAACCGGGCCACCGCCCGGGGCGCCGGGCTGGTGGCCGGCGTCCTGCTCGTCGCCGCGGCCGGCGGCGCGTCGGCCGGCGGCGGCTGGGGGCCCTACCGCGTCGGCGCCGGGGACTCGCTGTGGGCGCTCGCCGCGCGGCACGGCACGACAGTCGACCGGATCCGGGCGATGAACGGCCTGACCGACGACGGGCTGAGCATCGGCGACCTGCTCTATCTGCCCGGCTCCGGGCCGCCCGCCGCAGGGCCGCCCGCCGCAGGGGATGCCACGACGCCCGCGGCGCCGGCGCAGCCGCCCGGTGGGCATGTCGTCCAGTCGGGTGAGTCGCTCTCGCTGCTCGCGGCGCGGAGCAGGCAGAGCGTCGCCGACCTCGCGGCCCAGAACGGTCTGCAGCCGGACGACGGCCTGCGGATCGGCCAGATCCTGCTCCTGTCCCCCGGCTCCCCCGCCCCAGACCCGGCGGCCACGACCGGGACCGCGCCAGCGGAGACTGCGCCAGCCGCCACCTCGGCCGGCGGCGCGAGCGTGGTCAGTACCGGGACGACGTCCGGCGTGAGCGCGCGGGTGGCCGCGATCCAGGCGCTGATCCGCGCCGAGGCAGCCCGCCAGGGCCTCGACCCGGCGCTGGCACTCGCCGTGGCCTCCGTCGAGTCCAGCTTCAACTCGGGAGCGGTGAGCCGCACCGGGGCCGTCGGCGTGATGCAGCTGATGCCGCGAACCGCGCGCTGGCTGGCGGCCCAGCTGGGCCAGCCGATCGACCGGACCGACCCGGCCCAGAACATCACCGGCGGGGTCGCGTTCCTGCGGTACCTGCTCGCCGCGACGTCATCGAATCTCCCGATCGCCATCGCGGCGTACTACCAGGGTCTTGACTCAGTGCGACGTTCCGGCTTCTTTCCTGACACCGCGGTCTACGTCGCGAAGGTCACGGCACGGCAGGCGAAGTTCGCGTAA
- the pknB gene encoding Stk1 family PASTA domain-containing Ser/Thr kinase: MDATVADPVIGRLLDGRYTAQERLAVGGMATVYIAHDNRLDRMVALKVMHPNLMHEPDFVARFHREARAVAALNSPRVVSVLDQGSAQTPAGILNYLVMELVRGRSLRQYLASRGRLMPFEALDIIDAVAEALTAAHQAGIIHRDIKPENILLGDDGQVKVADFGLARPLAQPTAALTQGVVMGTVGYLAPEQVTHGVADYRSDVYAAGVVLFEMLTGQLPHTGATPMSVAYQSVHSEIPAPSQIVPGIPPELDGLTLRATARRPGERPQDGPALLDEVRRVMPFVAEPGEPAGTTVYPGPYAAAAPTPGYAPTRVNRPAGGGRPEDYFDTDGYGEADYDAEPGGPGYGAHSRWHSVSGPGGRRRPPGWVFGLAAGVVALILVILAAHALLGGGGGNQVPLLTGESRTDAVQELNQAGLKPAFGTAVYDGSTPVDHVVSQSPSGTAQVKAGDTVTLVLSLGPQQVTVPDLQGLSQAEAQTKLQKAGLSPGGVQTEANDTIAEGMVVETDPKAGTKVDPSSQVTLLVSTGKTSMTIPADVIGQSFADAKAELEGMNLQVQQGSDTSGTADKGKVAGVSPGVGSTVKAGDTVTLLVSTVDKSGTPVQVPNVKGKSWPQAQKILQDAGLNPQKEFWSNFSNGNVVSTTPPAGKTVASGSTVYVRLGGG, translated from the coding sequence GTGGATGCCACGGTTGCCGACCCCGTCATCGGTCGCCTCCTGGACGGCCGGTACACCGCACAGGAGCGCCTCGCCGTCGGCGGTATGGCGACGGTTTACATCGCGCACGACAATCGCCTGGACCGGATGGTCGCCCTGAAGGTGATGCATCCGAATCTCATGCACGAGCCGGACTTCGTCGCCAGGTTCCACCGAGAGGCGCGGGCGGTTGCCGCGCTCAACAGCCCGCGGGTCGTCTCCGTGCTCGACCAGGGCTCGGCGCAGACCCCGGCCGGCATCCTGAACTACCTGGTCATGGAGCTGGTCCGCGGCCGCTCGCTGCGCCAGTACCTGGCCAGCCGGGGCCGGCTGATGCCCTTCGAGGCGCTGGACATCATCGACGCGGTCGCCGAGGCGCTGACCGCGGCGCACCAGGCCGGCATCATCCACCGGGACATCAAGCCGGAGAACATCCTGCTCGGCGACGACGGCCAGGTGAAGGTCGCCGACTTCGGCCTGGCCCGCCCGCTCGCCCAGCCGACCGCGGCGCTGACCCAGGGCGTGGTCATGGGAACCGTCGGCTACCTGGCGCCCGAGCAGGTCACCCACGGCGTCGCCGACTACCGCAGCGACGTCTACGCCGCGGGCGTCGTGCTGTTCGAGATGCTCACCGGCCAGCTGCCGCACACCGGCGCCACCCCGATGTCAGTCGCCTACCAGTCGGTACACAGCGAGATCCCGGCTCCGTCGCAGATCGTCCCGGGCATCCCGCCGGAGCTGGACGGCCTGACCCTGCGGGCGACGGCCCGCCGGCCCGGCGAACGGCCGCAGGACGGCCCCGCGCTGCTCGACGAGGTCCGCCGGGTGATGCCCTTCGTGGCCGAACCGGGCGAGCCAGCCGGCACGACGGTCTACCCGGGGCCGTACGCGGCCGCGGCACCGACGCCCGGCTACGCCCCGACCCGGGTGAACCGCCCTGCCGGCGGCGGCAGACCGGAGGACTACTTCGACACCGACGGCTACGGCGAAGCGGACTACGACGCCGAGCCGGGCGGTCCGGGGTACGGAGCCCACTCCAGGTGGCACTCCGTGTCCGGGCCGGGCGGCCGGCGACGCCCGCCAGGGTGGGTCTTCGGCCTGGCCGCCGGCGTGGTCGCGCTGATCCTGGTGATCCTGGCGGCGCACGCGCTGCTGGGCGGTGGCGGCGGCAACCAGGTACCCCTTCTCACCGGCGAGTCGAGGACGGACGCGGTCCAGGAGCTCAACCAGGCCGGACTGAAGCCCGCGTTCGGCACCGCCGTCTACGACGGCTCGACCCCCGTGGACCACGTCGTCAGCCAGTCCCCGTCGGGCACCGCGCAGGTCAAGGCCGGGGACACCGTCACGCTCGTCCTGTCGCTCGGGCCGCAGCAGGTCACCGTGCCGGATCTGCAAGGCCTGTCACAGGCGGAGGCGCAGACCAAGCTGCAGAAGGCGGGCCTGAGCCCCGGCGGCGTGCAGACCGAGGCCAACGACACCATCGCCGAGGGAATGGTCGTCGAGACCGATCCCAAGGCCGGCACGAAGGTCGACCCGTCGAGCCAGGTCACCCTCCTGGTGAGCACCGGCAAGACCTCGATGACCATCCCGGCCGACGTCATCGGGCAGTCCTTCGCCGACGCGAAAGCCGAGCTGGAGGGGATGAACCTCCAGGTCCAGCAAGGCTCCGACACGAGCGGCACCGCCGACAAGGGCAAGGTCGCGGGCGTCTCGCCGGGCGTCGGCTCCACGGTGAAGGCGGGCGACACCGTCACCCTCCTCGTGTCGACCGTCGACAAGTCCGGCACGCCGGTGCAGGTGCCGAACGTCAAGGGCAAGTCCTGGCCGCAGGCGCAGAAGATCCTTCAGGACGCCGGGCTCAACCCGCAGAAGGAGTTCTGGTCGAACTTCTCCAACGGCAACGTGGTGTCGACGACGCCCCCGGCCGGCAAGACGGTCGCGTCCGGCTCGACGGTCTACGTCCGCCTCGGCGGCGGCTGA
- a CDS encoding class II 3-deoxy-7-phosphoheptulonate synthase yields the protein MSELGLDSAPTVTDQAFPELDLWRALPAKQQPNWPDPAALRGAYAELSALPPLVIAPEVRSLTERLADVARGEAFLLQGGDCAETFAANTANNIRDKVKTLLQMAVVLTYGASTPVVKVARIAGQYAKPRSADIETSTGLPSYRGDAVNGLDATLEARLPDPYRMVSAYHHSAAALNMIRAFATGGFSSLSQVHEWNKAFVRDSAAGRRYELMATDIERALAFMAACGIDLDRTAELGGVELYTSHEGLLLEYERALTRVEESTGQVCDLSAHMIWIGERTRDLDGAHMEFLSRVTNPIGCKIGPKASPDEVLAIVERINPEHIPGRLTLISRMGTGRVRDALPAVVEKVNAAGHPVVWACDPMHGNTRDVGGVKTRHFDDVLDEVLGFFEVHKALGTHPGGLHIELTGEDVTECLGGGQEIGEADLGGRYETACDPRLNTSQALELAFLVAEMLQATRSRRAHAHAQ from the coding sequence GTGAGTGAGCTCGGACTTGACAGCGCGCCGACGGTTACCGACCAGGCCTTTCCGGAGCTGGACCTCTGGCGGGCCCTGCCGGCGAAGCAGCAGCCGAACTGGCCGGACCCGGCTGCCCTGCGTGGGGCCTATGCGGAGCTTTCGGCGCTGCCTCCGCTGGTCATCGCCCCCGAGGTCCGGTCGCTCACCGAGCGGCTGGCCGACGTGGCCCGGGGCGAGGCGTTCCTGCTGCAGGGAGGTGACTGTGCCGAGACCTTCGCCGCGAACACCGCGAACAACATCCGCGACAAGGTGAAGACGCTGCTGCAGATGGCGGTCGTGCTCACCTACGGCGCGTCCACCCCGGTGGTGAAGGTCGCCCGGATCGCCGGCCAGTATGCCAAGCCCCGCTCCGCCGACATCGAGACGTCGACGGGCCTGCCGTCCTACCGCGGCGACGCCGTCAACGGCCTGGACGCGACGCTCGAGGCCCGGCTGCCGGACCCGTACCGGATGGTCTCGGCCTACCACCACAGCGCCGCGGCGCTGAACATGATCCGGGCCTTCGCGACCGGCGGCTTCTCCAGCCTGAGCCAGGTGCACGAGTGGAACAAGGCGTTCGTGCGCGACTCGGCGGCCGGCCGGCGCTACGAGCTGATGGCGACCGACATCGAGCGGGCACTGGCGTTCATGGCTGCCTGTGGCATCGATCTCGACCGCACCGCGGAGCTCGGCGGCGTCGAGCTCTACACCAGCCACGAGGGCCTGCTGCTGGAGTACGAGCGGGCGCTGACCCGGGTCGAGGAGTCGACCGGCCAGGTCTGCGACCTGTCCGCCCACATGATCTGGATCGGTGAGCGCACCCGGGACCTCGACGGCGCGCACATGGAGTTCCTGTCCCGCGTCACGAACCCGATCGGCTGCAAGATCGGCCCGAAGGCGAGCCCCGACGAGGTGCTCGCGATCGTCGAGCGGATCAACCCGGAGCACATTCCCGGCCGGCTCACGCTGATCTCCCGGATGGGCACCGGCCGGGTCAGGGACGCGCTGCCGGCGGTCGTCGAGAAGGTCAACGCGGCCGGCCATCCGGTCGTCTGGGCCTGCGACCCGATGCACGGCAACACCCGCGACGTGGGCGGCGTGAAGACCCGGCACTTCGACGACGTGCTCGACGAGGTGCTCGGCTTCTTCGAGGTGCACAAGGCCCTCGGCACCCACCCGGGCGGCCTGCACATCGAGCTGACCGGCGAGGATGTGACCGAGTGCCTCGGCGGCGGCCAGGAGATCGGCGAGGCCGACCTCGGGGGCCGCTACGAGACGGCCTGCGACCCGCGGCTGAACACCAGCCAGGCACTGGAGCTCGCGTTCCTGGTCGCCGAGATGCTCCAGGCCACCCGGTCCCGCCGGGCTCACGCGCACGCGCAGTAG
- a CDS encoding 6-phosphofructokinase yields MKIGVLTGGGDCPGLNAVIRAVVRKGVGVYGHSFVGFRDGWRGPLEGDTVALDIPAVRGILPRGGTILGSSRTNPYKIADGPDRVRATLAAQDVDAIIAIGGEDTLGVASRLADEGVPVVGVPKTIDNDLAATDYTFGFDTAVNIATEAIDRLHTTAESHHRVLIVEVMGRHAGWIALHSGMAGGANVILIPERPFDIDKVCAHVESRFATRYAPIIVVAEGATPLAGTMSVKEGERDAFGHVRLQGISGLLEAEIRARTGRESRATVLGHVQRGGTPTAFDRWLATRFGLHAIDAVHDGEFGTMTALHGTRIDRVPLRDAVAELKTVPEDLYAEAEVFFG; encoded by the coding sequence GTGAAGATCGGTGTGCTGACGGGGGGCGGCGACTGCCCCGGGCTCAACGCGGTGATCCGCGCCGTCGTGCGCAAGGGCGTCGGGGTGTACGGGCACAGCTTCGTCGGGTTCCGGGACGGCTGGCGCGGCCCGCTGGAGGGGGACACCGTCGCCCTCGACATTCCGGCTGTGCGGGGCATCCTGCCGCGTGGCGGCACCATCCTCGGCTCCAGCCGGACCAACCCTTACAAGATCGCCGACGGGCCGGACCGGGTCAGGGCGACCCTGGCCGCGCAGGATGTGGACGCCATCATCGCGATCGGCGGCGAGGACACCCTCGGGGTGGCGAGCCGGCTGGCGGACGAGGGGGTGCCGGTCGTCGGCGTCCCGAAGACGATCGACAACGACCTCGCCGCGACGGACTACACGTTCGGCTTCGACACCGCGGTGAACATCGCGACCGAGGCCATCGACCGGCTGCACACCACCGCCGAGAGCCACCACCGGGTGCTCATCGTCGAGGTGATGGGCCGCCACGCCGGCTGGATCGCGCTGCACAGCGGGATGGCCGGCGGAGCGAACGTCATCCTGATCCCCGAGCGGCCGTTCGACATCGACAAGGTCTGCGCCCACGTCGAGAGCCGGTTCGCCACCCGCTACGCGCCGATCATCGTGGTCGCCGAGGGTGCCACGCCGCTGGCCGGGACGATGTCGGTCAAGGAGGGGGAGCGGGACGCCTTCGGTCATGTGCGGCTGCAGGGCATCTCCGGGCTTCTCGAGGCCGAGATCCGGGCCAGGACCGGCCGCGAGTCCCGAGCGACCGTCCTCGGCCACGTGCAGCGCGGCGGCACGCCGACCGCGTTCGACCGCTGGCTCGCGACCCGCTTCGGCCTGCACGCCATCGACGCGGTCCACGACGGCGAGTTCGGCACGATGACCGCACTGCACGGCACCCGCATCGACCGCGTCCCGCTGCGCGACGCCGTGGCCGAGCTGAAGACCGTCCCCGAGGACCTCTACGCCGAGGCCGAGGTCTTCTTCGGCTGA
- a CDS encoding polyadenylate-specific 3'-exoribonuclease AS, translating into MGGLRYFYDTEFIERMDGGHHWLDLVSIGVVSEDGDREYYAVSTEFDPTRAGQWVRRNVLDQLPAPSAPVWRSRAQIREELVAFLTADGDPELWAWYGAYDHVVLCQLFGMMPALPAPFPRFTRDLRQLWEETGRPKLPSPPAGAHDALVDARHNLARWQVLAPLRARLVP; encoded by the coding sequence GTGGGCGGCTTGCGTTATTTCTACGACACCGAGTTCATCGAGCGGATGGACGGCGGGCATCACTGGCTCGACCTGGTGAGCATCGGGGTGGTGAGCGAGGACGGCGACCGCGAGTACTACGCGGTCTCCACCGAGTTCGACCCGACCAGGGCCGGGCAGTGGGTCCGGCGCAACGTGCTCGACCAGCTGCCAGCGCCGTCCGCCCCGGTGTGGCGCTCGCGCGCTCAGATCAGGGAAGAGCTCGTCGCGTTCCTCACCGCGGACGGCGACCCGGAGCTGTGGGCCTGGTACGGCGCCTACGACCATGTGGTGCTCTGCCAGCTGTTCGGGATGATGCCGGCGCTGCCGGCGCCGTTCCCGCGGTTCACCCGCGACCTGCGCCAGCTGTGGGAGGAGACCGGCCGGCCCAAGCTGCCGTCCCCGCCGGCCGGGGCGCACGACGCGCTGGTCGACGCCCGGCACAACCTCGCCCGCTGGCAGGTCCTGGCTCCGCTGCGGGCCCGCCTGGTGCCCTAG
- a CDS encoding DUF308 domain-containing protein codes for MSDTSDPRPADGSADQPADEDVFAELVAHFHDEPAATVWPDAENVGRAAEPTDGQGDEGDGTDPAEDGAPPARTGRDRLDEAIGRTLFVVGPPQAAGGPGDGAVREEDDHYVPPPPPRAPWPRPLTWVAIAAIVLGVVVLAVPALVAQATSSSTQEVLGVLLILGGVGGLVARMGERPPTDDDNWPDDGAVL; via the coding sequence ATGTCTGACACCTCCGATCCTCGTCCCGCCGACGGTTCTGCCGACCAGCCGGCCGACGAAGACGTCTTCGCCGAGCTGGTCGCTCACTTCCACGACGAGCCCGCCGCGACCGTCTGGCCGGACGCCGAGAACGTGGGCCGCGCCGCCGAGCCCACCGACGGCCAGGGCGACGAAGGTGACGGAACGGACCCGGCCGAGGATGGCGCTCCGCCAGCGAGGACCGGCCGGGACAGGCTTGACGAGGCCATCGGGCGCACGCTGTTCGTGGTCGGCCCGCCGCAGGCGGCGGGCGGGCCTGGGGACGGGGCCGTCCGCGAGGAGGACGACCACTACGTCCCGCCGCCGCCACCACGGGCGCCGTGGCCGCGGCCACTCACCTGGGTCGCGATCGCGGCGATCGTGCTCGGGGTCGTCGTGCTCGCCGTGCCCGCGCTGGTCGCCCAGGCGACCAGCAGCTCCACCCAGGAGGTTCTGGGCGTACTGCTCATCCTGGGCGGCGTCGGCGGCCTGGTCGCGCGGATGGGGGAGCGGCCGCCGACCGACGACGACAACTGGCCCGACGACGGCGCGGTCCTCTGA
- a CDS encoding alpha/beta fold hydrolase has translation MASADRGRGAGAPSAAVLPGAEPFVLGADGPVGVLLVHGFTGTPQSLRLWGDYLAAAGLTVRCPLLPGHGTRWQDMARTGWRDWYGAVDEAFGDLRARCGQVFVMGLSMGGTLALRLTEERGAEVAGAVTVNPSLGTDRRVARLAPLIARVRPSVPGIASDIKAAGAREVGYDRVPVRAFVSLMELWKVTLPDLPRIVSPVLTFRSVIDHVVEPSSGRLLLAGMTSAPVTERLLADSYHVATLDNDRQAIFEGSLEFVRAHCAAPAPGAAAASGAADVDV, from the coding sequence ATGGCTTCTGCCGACCGCGGCCGTGGCGCGGGAGCGCCGTCGGCCGCCGTGCTGCCGGGTGCCGAGCCCTTCGTGCTGGGGGCCGACGGCCCCGTCGGGGTGCTGCTCGTGCACGGCTTCACCGGTACGCCACAGAGCCTGCGGCTGTGGGGGGACTACCTCGCGGCCGCTGGGCTCACCGTGCGCTGCCCGCTGCTGCCCGGGCACGGCACCCGGTGGCAGGACATGGCCCGGACCGGCTGGCGCGACTGGTACGGCGCGGTCGACGAGGCGTTCGGCGACCTGCGTGCTCGCTGCGGCCAGGTGTTCGTGATGGGCCTGTCGATGGGCGGCACGCTGGCGCTGCGGCTCACCGAGGAGCGGGGCGCGGAGGTGGCCGGCGCCGTCACCGTCAACCCCAGCCTCGGCACCGACCGGCGGGTCGCGCGGCTCGCCCCGCTGATCGCCCGGGTGCGCCCGTCGGTTCCGGGGATCGCCAGCGACATCAAGGCGGCCGGTGCCCGCGAGGTCGGCTACGACCGGGTGCCGGTGCGGGCGTTCGTGTCGCTCATGGAGCTGTGGAAGGTGACACTGCCGGACCTGCCCCGGATCGTCAGCCCGGTGCTGACGTTCCGCAGCGTCATCGACCACGTCGTCGAGCCGAGCTCCGGGCGGCTGCTGCTGGCCGGGATGACCTCGGCGCCCGTCACCGAGCGGCTGCTGGCGGACAGCTACCACGTCGCCACCCTCGACAACGACCGGCAGGCGATCTTCGAGGGCAGCCTGGAGTTCGTCCGGGCGCACTGCGCCGCGCCGGCGCCCGGCGCCGCGGCCGCCTCCGGGGCCGCTGACGTCGATGTCTGA
- a CDS encoding lysophospholipid acyltransferase family protein: MFYWVVKVVLSPFLRTFWRPWIEGLEHVPAEGPAILASNHLSFLDSIFLPLMLPRRVTFLAKMDYFTQGGLKGRAKRMFFSGVGQLPIDRSGGKASDAALRSGVRVLSGGKLLGIYPEGTRSPDGRLYRGKVGVARMALEAKVLVVPVAMFGTFEVQPQGRTIPRIRRVGMRIGRPLDFSRYQDMADDRFVLRSITDEIMYELMQLSGQEYVDMYAQQAKDEIAASRAAAAAAAEQAGPAALPGRPAEPAGKPKRTATPRQAGPARASATRESD, from the coding sequence GTGTTCTACTGGGTCGTCAAGGTGGTCCTTTCACCGTTTCTGCGCACGTTCTGGCGCCCCTGGATCGAGGGACTGGAGCATGTGCCGGCGGAAGGGCCGGCGATCCTTGCCAGCAACCACCTGTCCTTCCTGGATTCGATCTTCCTGCCGCTGATGCTGCCGCGGCGGGTCACCTTCCTCGCGAAAATGGACTACTTCACCCAGGGCGGCCTCAAGGGCCGGGCGAAGCGGATGTTCTTCAGCGGAGTCGGCCAGCTCCCGATCGACCGCAGCGGCGGGAAGGCCAGCGACGCCGCGCTGCGCTCCGGAGTACGGGTGCTCTCCGGCGGGAAGCTGCTCGGGATCTACCCCGAGGGCACCCGTTCGCCGGACGGCCGGCTCTACCGAGGCAAGGTCGGCGTCGCCAGGATGGCGCTGGAGGCCAAGGTGCTGGTCGTCCCGGTGGCGATGTTCGGGACGTTCGAGGTCCAGCCACAGGGCCGCACGATCCCGCGGATCCGCCGGGTCGGCATGCGGATCGGCCGGCCGCTGGACTTCAGCCGCTACCAGGACATGGCCGACGACCGGTTCGTGCTGCGCTCGATCACCGACGAGATCATGTACGAGCTGATGCAGCTGTCCGGCCAGGAGTACGTCGACATGTATGCCCAGCAGGCCAAGGACGAGATCGCCGCCTCCCGGGCCGCCGCCGCGGCGGCGGCCGAGCAGGCCGGCCCGGCCGCGCTGCCCGGGCGCCCGGCCGAACCGGCCGGCAAGCCGAAGCGGACCGCCACCCCGCGGCAGGCGGGCCCCGCCCGGGCGAGCGCCACCCGCGAGTCCGACTGA